Below is a genomic region from Lineus longissimus chromosome 4, tnLinLong1.2, whole genome shotgun sequence.
CATCTAGAGTCAAAAAATCAGCGAGACACGGCTCGGACATCAGAAATAAAGCATTCATTTATTGGAAGTACATTTCGTGCATAAAGATGAAAATCTTACAATAGTTCTAATCTTATACCTCTGTTTTCAGTAGAGTGGAGTCGCCACGAATTGTTTGCCATGGTCAACGAGCAATGGGCAAATCCTAGCGTCCCTGTATTGGTGCTAACATGTACAAAAGACAATGCTACACCCAGAAGAGCTTGTATAGACATTGTGAAGTACCTTCAGTTAGGAAAGTTAAGTCGGCCGTGGCAGGCTCATGATTGTGTTGTAGAAGGACTTGAGGGTGTTGGAAATGGCCTGGACTGGTTGCTGCGTAGATCACAACAAAGTTGAAGTGACATTCATGGTTTTCTGGACTCAACAGTGGTAATCAGGCATACTATGTCCGATGATTTGAGCATCTTGCCTCTGCTTGTCTCTCTAATGCAAATGGAATTTCATCTGAATTCAAAGCCGCATATGTCGGCCTGTGCTGTGACTAATAATCTACTCAAATCAATAGTTATTCTCAAAAGTTGGGGATCAAGTATCTCAAGGTTCTTagatacctacatgtacaaactCTGAAAGGACACATACGACTGTGCAAATAAAGACCATGGTAGTCAAGGACATAGAGTTGCTGTACAAGTTgcaatttgcaatttgcaaGACTAAGGTTTTATATTGGCTGTGATAAATGAGATCTCAGAACTATTTCCAACATGTAAGGTTATAGAGTGAAACATAACTCTGCAGGGCGTTAAACCAAACAAGAATGTGATGAACAGATGTAAATacatacaaatatttattatgttTTCTGCCACTTGCAATAAATAACATTTCGATCACTGCAAAGAGTATGGCCAGAGTTTAATATATCCTGAATATTGTACACCAGGTAATGTTCGAGAAGCAAAGAGTTGAGAAATTTGATCAGTTTTCATTTTGTGCAGGCTGAATTCTGTGTTAGCTGCCAAAACTTATTGGTTGATGCAGAAGAGTTGAAATTTTTAGTTTCCCTCCCAAATTGTGATagaaaatcaccaaaatatAACGGTCGTTAACATTACCTGGTTTACAGTAATTGAAATAATAAAACACTTTTCAAAACATTGACTTTCTGTTCTATATCTAGACTGGTCTCGACTTTTTTGGTACAGTGAAAATGTTGATCAGTTGCACCACTACAACCACATGATTGTAATGATGAAGTCAACTTCTCAAATGTATTTGCTTCCAGCTTGCGACATTGAGTGCTTGACTTGGTAGCAAATGTCCAAGTGACCCAAGCACGTATCAGGACAGGCAAGGATTGACAACATGAGTTAATTCTGCCATGCCCTCCATCCTCAATTTGAAGGGTTCCTCCATGGGTGAAAATACACCCACACATGCACACTTCATAAGGAGACCAAACTGGCTCTGGCCGAATCGACGCCAAACAGCCTCGTAGTCATAGGAGTGTTAATCTGAGCTCCTATTCCTGAGCACATACCGAACTGTCCAAAACGAACGTTCATTCGGGCTCGTACATGTAGCACATGACACCAAACAGACCACTCCAAATGTTCATTCCGGCTTTTTcaaatacaaatacatttttCCTTTGATAACTGTCTTTTCTGGGTTGATTTTCTTCAGAAGTTGTGCGACAGTTGTAACTAAATGTTCCTTGGATTCTCCTGGctgttttgatttgaatttctgCAGTAAGTCCTTCGTCGTCATAGGTTTTCTCGTGAGATACCTTCGGATGTTATCTTCAGTTATGCCAATGCTGAAACAGATCAATCAGATCACTATAAACATGGCAAATACCTTGTATACAGGGTCACAGGGTCCAGGCAACTCAGTTAGGATACACATGATTCAATGATGAGGAGGTATTTGAGATGCCCACACTTTTCGTGTTGTTTAATTTTAGCTTTTCTCGAGGGTTTAGGTATCTTTAAACCTAGGACCTTTGCCACCTTAAATGTTGAAAGGCATTACTTGGAAAGACATGACATTAATGGTGGAGAATTTGGCCCTTTTGATGGACAATCCACAAGAACTACCCCCAATGTTCTGCTTTCAAAAATACCCGACTTGAAAGAATACCCGGACCATCATCTAAAACAACTTACCTTGACTGCATGCCCGAGAGGAAAGGAGCAGAAGCAGACGGATGGAGAGATAAATCAACTTTCGATTTCTTGGCATTCTGCGGCGCATCAGGCTCTAACTTTCTTTTCTTAGCTGAAAGACAATTGAAGGCaacctttttaaaaatcgaTAATCTCAATGATTGACGGACTTTGCCAGGGGGAAAATGATTGGTGTGTGCATCAGAGATGGCAAAGATGATAATTTGttcaatttgttcaattttgCAGTCTTTGTTTTTTGATCAGTCCCAAGGATCaccatttacatgtattcaattGTTTCAgtcatcaaaattttgatatttacaacttaaagaaggagaagaaatgaTATAGTTTACCGTTTTCTTCCTCTTGTGCTTGACCCATCGGTGTCGATGACCGACTGGTATTGTTACTATTACTATTAGCACCACTCTTATCCTTTTTCTCCTTCTTATCTTTCTTTGCTTCTTTCTTTGGCTTGCCACCACCCTGGAATAAGATCAAGctatgaaatacaaataaaataCTTCCTGAGAATTTTGTTAGCCTAGAACTTGGTGCATGTCTGATGTTTGGGATGGCCTGTCATCAAAGTTGTCCAAAATGGATACCTGGAGTTCATGTAGCAGGAGTAAGCGTTTAAAGAGTTGAAATAATTAACAAAAATTGAGTAATAAAACAGATGTAGGACTTACCAGGAAGAGAAATTTACCACCTTGTTCTAAATCATCAGAATCGTCACTATCTGAACTGTCACTACTACTGTCAGAATCTGATCCTGCTGGAAACAAATGAAACCTATAATTATTGCTGAAGTCACCGAGTTGAAATCTAACCAAAAAGCCCTTTAATTCCATCACTATACGGCTCTGAAAGTATGTGGTTTGCTGTATGATCACTCACCAACTAAAGAATGGTCAAAGACCACAAAGGTACTTTTGACCTGGTCCTATGAGACTAGGCAACACTTTGAGCTCCACTACTGATAATATGTGGCTCTGAAAGTATTCACTTACCATCTTTTGGTTTCTCTTTCTTCTCTTCAACAGGTGCTTCCTCCTCCTCTGGTTTCttttcctcctcttcctcctcactCTCCCCAGATTCATTCAGCCTCCGTAACCCGTCCTCATCCACTACGCCCTGCTCCCGATACTTGTCACCCATGATGTCCAAATCTGAATCACTGAAGATGAAAACTTCAGGTAAAATTTCTTCATCCCTACGTGGGATCACCAAGAGTGGCTTATTTGTTATGTCTTGACTGACAGGGCAAAGAGTCAAACAACTGCACAGTTGGTCATGACAAATGTACAGGTCCTGCTGATTGGCCTATCCAAGAACAGAAATTGGGATGCATAATTCGATCATGTGTGTTAGATTCTAACATAATGAGGGGTGGGGTGTGGGAGGATCACAAAGTGTGAATTTAGGGTAAATACTTACTCTGTTGACTCGCTATCTGTGATGTAATCAACCTCCTTGTCATCATAGTCTCCTTCATCACTTTCCTCTATTGCTTCATCATCGTCGTTTTTCTTTGAGTTCTTTACCGGTCGCTTCTGTTTTTTACTTTTATTGTCCTTCTTCTTTTGCCGGTCTGAAATGACAACAAAACAAGCCATTTTCCTTTTTGCAACTTTCAGAAACCAGGAGCCATGTTTACTGAGTCTGTGAATGTCCATAAGGATCTAATAAACCTGCATAACTAAAAATAATAGTAAGGGCCCAACCAGAATTTGTCACAAGTGCCAAAACTAAACAGACGTTTTCCAGTGGTGGCTTGTTCTTAAGAATATCTCTCTCTGTAccttcatcatctttatcaccatcttcatcatcatcatcatcatcatcttcctcaTCATCAGTCCAATCATCTTTGTCCATCATCATCTGTGGGGAAAAGTATTTCTAGTCATTATGTATAAATATAAATAACTTTTCACGTGGGACAAAAAATAATCGGTTCACAACACAAATTTCTTGACGAGATGTCTTGATGTTTTGAAACAAATCATAGAAACTTAGAGTTTGTTATAATGATCACTATTTTTTCCAACAGCAGACATTTGTTTTGACTTTGAGAAAAAGAAGGGCAATGGCTGAAGTGTGTTAGTCTTTAAAGATAAGAGTATCATCGAGATTGACGGAATGGTTATGGTGAGCAGTAGACAACTTACAAATCCTTTCTTCTTCGATGCACTCTTCTTCTTTCCACCGCCTTCCCCATCGtcaacttcatcatcaccaACCTCGTCCTTGTTCAACCTTTTCTTAACCATGATCGAAAAATAGTTCAAAGTTTTGTCTCTCCTGTAAAAACAATTTGACAATAGTGATGTCCAAATTCTCAATGACCAGCCTAACATAAATGGACCCATATTAGCCTATTGTGACCTTAATGCAGTTCGAATCATCTAACTCATTAACTTAACCCAATCTTTAATTATAACTACAGTTTACCTTTCGAATTCCTCTTCAGCTTCTTCCATGGTTAGATGTCTGTAGTTGATGACAGGGTTAAACGTGTACCAATCATTCACAGGAACTGCCTCAAACGCCCCATCAGGACATTGCGTAAAAATGTAATATGACGTGTTTTCAGATATACCACCCTCTCgagttcctttaaacctgaaaaatgcaaaaatatgattttgataaatctatggaaaaacttgttgTAATAAAGAGAGGCCCATTGAAAGATCGGaaaaatcatcattatcattgctTTGTTGCTCAGAGGTGTTTTATCAAAACTTCAATTTGTCCCAAactggtcttttgaggacaaaggcacaaccagaatgcagggataAGTTCAATTTTATCATAACCAGTGTTGATAAAAACTTGATTGGAGATAACATTTTGCTTATGAGTCCGAGTCTGTTACCTCCTTGTTTCTTTCCCCTGGCCTGTCTTTAGAATCCAAGGTTGATTTTCAGGATCATATCTCTTTAACATCACACCATATTTCTTCCGCCGAGCTTCCTCCTTCTGTTCCCGCCCAAACTCGCTCCCTGCACCAAATTTTGGTAACGTTTCGATATCATGGGAAGCTTTGTATTGCCTCAAATTGTTCTCCCTTTCAATTTTGACCTGAAAATATTGAACAGTTACATGATCGTCATAGAAATCAAGGAGGCAACAGTGCGTATCACTGCAATTTCCAAGTTAAATCCATTCACTACTGTCCTTAGTTCATGGCTTTTTAGCAAAAGAGGAGCACCCACTTAGTCCTTTCAATTGTGATATGTATTCTGTAATTTGTATGGTAAAAAATCTAGCTTTCTTAGTTTCTAGGTGCTCACAGGCTAAACACTTTCCCTTTGTTGAAATGGTAATCAATTCTGTATTATCCAATCAGGATGAGAGGAAAGGAATGGATCATTAAAGTATACATACTGGTCCACATTTTGCAAAATCCACTTTATTTGTTCGACTGAATTTCATGATGCTCACTTTCTTGTTGGCATTTCTGAAAGAAAGCAATTGACAGTCTAAATATTGCTACATCTTTGATGGATTTTGGACTTGCAGTAAGAAGACATGCATTGATGGTACAATTACTTTTGCTGAGCTGAATATGGATGCAAGTTCTTTGCCAACCATCCTTATGTGTAGCCTTTGAACTAACATGTACAACCAAAACTCGACTTATTTTGAGGTCCTATTGGTTGCCTTATCAACTTTTAACAATGCAAATGTCATGGCAAATATTCCACCAATCAACAATCTTACAATGATGTTACACTACACACCTTGGAGCCCTCACAACAAACTCCTGAGATGGGCCAACTGCTGCTGAACCAGTGGCCTGCAAATAGAGaacaaaatgaaagaaatgTCATCTAGGAAAGCCTTTTCCTGTAGAGCTTGTTGACTTAACCCTTTTGAACCCTGCAGGCCACTGTAGACTTAGACTTCAAGACTAAGGCATGAGACATAGTCAGTATCATAGTGGCCTGCGGCTGAAGGTTAGGTTGAACATCTGAGCCGGAGGCAGAAAGGTCAAGGAAGAAAATAAGATTAAGATAATTCAGTGGCCGGTGTAGTCATCTCATAGTGCAcgatcatcatgttcatcattcATGATCACGGTGCATGCACTCATGCAGTGAGATTGCAGTATTTGATTTGTACAGTTTGAGTATACACTGCCGTTACACTACACTCTACAGGTCGATGGCCCGATGAAAACGAAAGAGTGAAAAAAGCATACTAACCATTGTAAACGTTGACTACAAAGTCAGTAGTTAGGAAGAACGAGCTTAACAATTTGTGAGCAATTATTACTGCTGCCTTTTTTGCAAATATGAAACCAAAGATGCTTTAGATTGACAAAATGAAGCAAGAAACACAAAAactaaattctgaaaaaaattcactGTTGTGGTCGTTCAGGTCGTTTTGATTGTCTACGCTACTACCGGTGTGCCTCACCAGTCGTTGATTACTGTAAAACTAGCCAGGAGCCGTTCTATTTTTTATAGACTACCAATTCGTTGAGAATTTTGTGTGcggttgccactttgatgaaggacctgccagcaataaattatagttgttttttaatcaaacgtTGCCTTGGCTGGTTCCCACTCTTTTTTTGTGGGAAAACccttgtttttttaattacattGTGCCAGCTTATATAGATGAGGAATTTTTAAGCACTTCTACCAAgaaatttgaagggaaaatcaTGGTGCAAGCGTGGTAAATCTGAGATCTCTTTCGTAAGGGCCTGTTTGTTAattgatagacagggattaCCTAATTAATTTCTGAGTCAGCTGCACAAAATTGCCGAATTATTACACTGAATGACTAATTATGCCTATGGTCGTGCCCATGCAAGCCTCAAGCTTGATGACAAGATGACAATTAATGTAGACATTTTGGGCTtgattttaaatgatatcaactaacagaatttcggtcgattttgaaataggaacgcGATCTTTTTCCGTattgtgtcaaattctgacatgtctcatgaaaacgctaataaaacaattaaaATCATTGGAACCCCGGCCTAAGTCAGTGAGGGCCAATCAGTGAATATGACCTGTCTAGTAGTTTAGAAGTTACGAAAACTGCTGTCTTACCTTCCTTCTTAAACCCACACTTACCTTCCTTCTTAAACCATTTGTCCAATTATTATCAGTCACACAACAAAATGAACGAAATAAATGTAATTAACAACACTTTTCACTATAAAATGACGGACTTGACCTGGAAATGTTCAGGTTCCTAAAATACGTATTGTTATTGTGACCAGGAAGTGGGCA
It encodes:
- the LOC135486391 gene encoding general transcription factor IIF subunit 1-like isoform X1 — translated: MATGSAAVGPSQEFVVRAPRNANKKVSIMKFSRTNKVDFAKCGPVKIERENNLRQYKASHDIETLPKFGAGSEFGREQKEEARRKKYGVMLKRYDPENQPWILKTGQGKETRRFKGTREGGISENTSYYIFTQCPDGAFEAVPVNDWYTFNPVINYRHLTMEEAEEEFERRDKTLNYFSIMVKKRLNKDEVGDDEVDDGEGGGKKKSASKKKGFMMMDKDDWTDDEEDDDDDDDEDGDKDDEDRQKKKDNKSKKQKRPVKNSKKNDDDEAIEESDEGDYDDKEVDYITDSESTDDSDLDIMGDKYREQGVVDEDGLRRLNESGESEEEEEEKKPEEEEAPVEEKKEKPKDAGSDSDSSSDSSDSDDSDDLEQGGKFLFLGGGKPKKEAKKDKKEKKDKSGANSNSNNTSRSSTPMGQAQEEENAKKRKLEPDAPQNAKKSKVDLSLHPSASAPFLSGMQSSIGITEDNIRRYLTRKPMTTKDLLQKFKSKQPGESKEHLVTTVAQLLKKINPEKTVIKGKMYLYLKKPE
- the LOC135486391 gene encoding general transcription factor IIF subunit 1-like isoform X2, translating into MATGSAAVGPSQEFVVRAPRNANKKVSIMKFSRTNKVDFAKCGPVKIERENNLRQYKASHDIETLPKFGAGSEFGREQKEEARRKKYGVMLKRYDPENQPWILKTGQGKETRRFKGTREGGISENTSYYIFTQCPDGAFEAVPVNDWYTFNPVINYRHLTMEEAEEEFERRDKTLNYFSIMVKKRLNKDEVGDDEVDDGEGGGKKKSASKKKGFMMMDKDDWTDDEEDDDDDDDEDGDKDDEDRQKKKDNKSKKQKRPVKNSKKNDDDEAIEESDEGDYDDKEVDYITDSESTDDSDLDIMGDKYREQGVVDEDGLRRLNESGESEEEEEEKKPEEEEAPVEEKKEKPKDGSDSDSSSDSSDSDDSDDLEQGGKFLFLGGGKPKKEAKKDKKEKKDKSGANSNSNNTSRSSTPMGQAQEEENAKKRKLEPDAPQNAKKSKVDLSLHPSASAPFLSGMQSSIGITEDNIRRYLTRKPMTTKDLLQKFKSKQPGESKEHLVTTVAQLLKKINPEKTVIKGKMYLYLKKPE